The following are from one region of the Candidatus Cloacimonadota bacterium genome:
- a CDS encoding inositol monophosphatase, whose protein sequence is KPWDMAAGSLIVTEAGGNISQFNGEKWHYLDDTIIASNGKMHEEMIEILNVAQNCIL, encoded by the coding sequence AAAACCATGGGATATGGCTGCTGGAAGTTTGATCGTAACAGAAGCCGGAGGAAATATTTCTCAATTCAATGGAGAAAAATGGCATTATCTCGATGATACGATCATTGCTTCGAATGGGAAGATGCATGAGGAAATGATCGAGATATTGAATGTAGCACAGAATTGTATTCTGTGA